A DNA window from Brassica napus cultivar Da-Ae chromosome A4, Da-Ae, whole genome shotgun sequence contains the following coding sequences:
- the LOC106445534 gene encoding serine/threonine-protein kinase ATG1b isoform X2 produces the protein MAQLAAAAGRRIGDYAVGRQIGSGSFSVVWEGRHLVDGSVVAIKEIAMARLSKKLQDSLMSEIIILRKINHPNIIRFIDMIEAPGKINLVLEYCKGGDLSMFIQRHGKIPDATAKHFMQQLAAGLQVLRDNNIIHRDLKPQNLLLSTDDNDAALKIADFGFARSLQPRGLAETLCGSPLYMAPEIMQLQKYDAKADLWSVGAILFQLVTGRTPFTGNSQVQLFQNIMRSTELHFPVDCRDLTSDCKDLCQKLLRRNPVERLTFEEFFHHPFLSDRQPYDVPRSRSGSRTIDGFHSSGSSPSGKMEEVSHDDSLPFFLDDDSSEPEGSPSYTKHTSPMKSSYGFSVETRRERREAAASSPLKNMELNSRYSRVSHRADTNNFKFESHRLLDINQFKPSSLPDSRSLSTQGRVVDTPDSIDQDYVLISGPSVDIPSSSSGSPKLFNYPFKSPSPPVEFVKRSVTSSTAPMPIAGATGRTIGRFESLESPNSLPGTSHGSLNLVDAFEQPSTHSFTRIRSLQKCAATIAELVREKIESGKQLEAFSIQLVILAIWNQALHICHTQAASGVEGSLRQDGNRVRRNISQEGSEKILSQIQREFVLEVERAEDLAKFVESGNTKMPDAMEIIFQAALTLGIRGGVDEVVMGEAENAVNLYTKAVRLLVFLVVEAQTLILNPPLTLTNSVRYRIRTYIDNLISRLKHLQSHKRTSGPQKP, from the exons aTGGCTCAGTTGGCGGCGGCGGCGGGGAGGAGAATAGGGGATTACGCGGTGGGAAGACAAATCGGGTCGGGTTCGTTTTCGGTGGTGTGGGAAGGGAGGCATCTGGTAGATGGAAGCGTGGTTGCAATCAAGGAGATAGCCATGGCGAGGCTTAGTAAGAAGTTGCAAGATAGTCTCATGTCGGAGATTATCATCTTGAGGAAGATCAATCACCCCAACATCATCCGCTTCATCGACATGATCGAG GCTCCAGGGAAAATAAACTTGGTGCTGGAGTACTGTAAAGGGGGTGATCTGTCTATGTTTATTCAGCGTCATGGAAAAATCCCTGATGCTACTGCTAAGCACTTCATGCAGCAGTTAG cTGCTGGTTTGCAAGTTCTTCGTGACAATAATATCATTCACCGAGATTTAAAGCCTCAG AATCTTCTTCTATCCACAGATGATAATGATGCAGCTCTTAAGATTGCTGATTTTGGATTTGCAAG ATCGTTGCAGCCTAGGGGTCTGGCAGAAACTTTATGTGGTTCCCCATTGTATATGGCCCCAGAGATAATGCAGCTTCAGAAGTATGATGCAAAG GCAGATCTCTGGAGTGTTGGTGCTATATTATTTCAACTTGTGACCGGCAGAACCCCTTTTACAGGAAACAGCCAAGTTCAG TTGTTCCAGAACATTATGAGATCAACTGAATTGCATTTTCCAGTAGACTGTAGAGATTTGACTAGTGACTGTAAAGATCTATGTCAGAAATTGCTGCGCCGTAATCCAG TGGAACGTTTAACGTTTGAAGAGTTCTTTCACCACCCTTTTCTTTCAGACAGACAACCATATGATGTGCCAAG GAGTAGATCAGGTTCAAGAACAATAGATGGTTTTCATTCATCCGGAAGCAGTCCCTCAGGAAAaatggaagaagtttctcatgATGACTCTTTGCCCTTCTTTTTAGATGATGATTCTAGTGAACCTGAGGGAAGCCCTTCATATACCAAACATACATCTCCGATGAAGTCATCTTATGGATTTAGTGTCGAGACTAGACGTGAAAGAAGGGAAGCAGCAGCATCTAGTCCTTTGAAAAACATGGAACTCAATTCCAGATATAGTAGAGTTAGTCATAGAGCAGATACCAATAACTTCAAGTTCGAAAGCCATAGATTATTAGATATAAACCAATTCAAACCATCAAGCTTGCCTGATTCCAGATCACTTAGTACTCAAGGAAGAG TAGTAGATACACCAGATTCAATAGATCAAGATTATGTTCTGATATCTGGACCATCAGTGGATATACCATCATCTTCATCTGGTTCTCCGAAGCTCTTCAATTACCCATTCAAATCACCTTCCCCTCCTGTGGAGTTCGTTAAAAGAAGTGTAACAAGTTCAACGGCTCCTATGCCAATAGCTGGTGCCACTGGCAGGACCATTGGTCGGTTTGAAAGCTTGGAGAGTCCAAATTCTCTCCCGGGTACTTCCCATGGGTCTCTGAACCTTGTGGATGCTTTTGAACAGCCATCAACTCACAGCTTCACAAGAATCCGGTCTTTGCAAAAGTGTGCAGCAACGATTGCAGAGTTGGTTCGTGAAAAG ATTGAATCAGGTAAACAGTTAGAAGCTTTCTCAATCCAACTGGTGATTCTTGCTATTTGGAATCAAGCACTGCACATCTGTCATACTCAGGCAGCCTCAGGCGTAGAAGGAAGCCTGCGCCAAGATGGTAACAGAGTAAGAAGAAATATTAGCCAAGAAGGATCAGAGAAAATATTGTCTCAGATACAGAGAGAGTTTGTCTTGGAGGTTGAGCGTGCTGAAGATCTTGCCAAGTTTGTTGAATCTG GCAATACAAAGATGCCTGATGCAATGGAGATAATATTCCAAGCAGCTCTTACTCTTGGCATACGTGGTGGA GTAGATGAGGTGGTGATGGGAGAGGCAGAGAACGCAGTAAACCTCTACACGAAAGCGGTGCGCTTACTAGTCTTCCTTGTAGTGGAGGCGCAAACGCTGATTCTGAATCCACCTTTGACACTCACAAACTCAGTAAGGTATCGAATCAGAACATATATAGATAACCTCATAAGCAGATTAAAACACCTACAATCACATAAAAGAACTTCAGGTCCCCAGAAACCATGA